One Ignavibacterium sp. DNA segment encodes these proteins:
- a CDS encoding MFS transporter, translating to MSDKKVTYRNPWLWVPSLYFTQGIPNVMVMSVSVMMYKNLGVSNTNIAFFTSLLYFPWFLKFAWGPFIDMFKTKRSWTVSMQLLVGVALFGVAFSVPTSIYLQLTLSVFAVMAFASATHDIAADGFYMLSLEQSQQAAYVGVRSTFFRFATLFGSGPLVVIAGELAPSLGFKGAWSVVFMITGGLFILLFLYHKFILPFPVEDKGTLKGKKLSGSQIRMLAGGFALFAISVYLVFLLISYTLSLLGILSPWDTIISTILLVIILVIIFRTNVAAFVNKYEKSEIKNEAMLPFIEFLKAFVIFMQKKDIWNILGFLLFFRFAEAQLVKLVQPFLLDPREVGGLGLSTSEVGIVYGTVGIIALTAGGLIGGYVISRQGLKWWLWPMVIIMHTPDLAFVYLSHVQPTDFILINAAVALEQFGYGFGFTAYMMYMIMISQGEHKTAHYAICTGIMALGMMLPGMFSGALQEAIGYPRFFEWVLISTIPGFIVAALVKIDPEFGKKKKEPKEA from the coding sequence ATGTCGGATAAAAAAGTTACCTATAGAAATCCCTGGTTGTGGGTTCCTTCTTTATATTTTACACAAGGTATCCCTAATGTAATGGTAATGTCTGTATCAGTAATGATGTATAAAAATCTTGGAGTATCCAACACTAACATTGCATTTTTTACAAGTCTTCTGTATTTCCCATGGTTCTTGAAGTTTGCCTGGGGACCATTTATTGATATGTTTAAAACAAAAAGATCTTGGACTGTATCAATGCAATTGTTAGTCGGGGTTGCATTATTTGGAGTAGCTTTTAGTGTACCAACTTCAATTTATTTGCAGCTTACATTAAGTGTTTTTGCTGTAATGGCATTTGCATCTGCAACTCACGATATAGCTGCTGATGGATTTTATATGTTAAGCCTTGAGCAATCACAACAGGCAGCTTATGTTGGAGTTCGTTCAACCTTTTTTCGTTTTGCCACATTATTTGGTTCTGGTCCTCTGGTAGTAATAGCTGGCGAGTTGGCACCATCATTAGGTTTTAAAGGTGCATGGTCTGTTGTGTTTATGATTACAGGAGGGTTGTTTATCTTACTCTTTTTATATCATAAATTCATTTTACCGTTTCCTGTTGAAGATAAAGGAACGCTTAAAGGTAAAAAATTAAGCGGTTCGCAAATCCGGATGCTTGCAGGTGGATTTGCACTTTTTGCAATTTCAGTTTATCTGGTGTTCTTGTTAATAAGCTATACTCTTTCATTGCTGGGCATCCTATCTCCTTGGGATACAATTATTTCTACAATTCTGCTTGTTATTATTTTGGTAATTATTTTCAGAACTAATGTTGCAGCTTTTGTTAATAAATATGAAAAGTCTGAAATAAAAAACGAAGCTATGCTTCCATTCATAGAGTTTCTGAAAGCATTTGTAATATTTATGCAGAAAAAAGATATATGGAACATTCTTGGATTTCTTCTCTTCTTCAGATTTGCAGAAGCTCAGTTAGTTAAACTGGTTCAACCGTTTTTGCTTGATCCGAGAGAAGTTGGCGGTTTAGGATTATCAACTTCTGAAGTTGGAATTGTTTACGGCACTGTTGGAATAATTGCTTTAACTGCCGGCGGATTGATTGGCGGTTATGTGATTTCAAGACAAGGATTAAAATGGTGGCTATGGCCAATGGTAATTATTATGCACACACCGGACTTGGCTTTTGTGTATCTATCACATGTTCAGCCAACTGATTTTATATTAATTAATGCTGCAGTTGCATTGGAACAATTTGGATATGGATTTGGATTTACTGCCTATATGATGTATATGATTATGATTTCTCAAGGTGAACATAAAACTGCACATTATGCAATATGTACTGGTATTATGGCACTTGGAATGATGCTGCCCGGAATGTTTTCAGGTGCTTTGCAGGAAGCTATAGGTTATCCAAGGTTTTTTGAATGGGTTCTGATTTCTACAATTCCCGGATTTATTGTAGCAGCTCTTGTTAAAATTGATCCTGAGTTTGGGAAGAAAAAGAAAGAGCCAAAAGAGGCTTAG
- a CDS encoding BadF/BadG/BcrA/BcrD ATPase family protein, giving the protein MKYLIGLDGGGTKTKCILTDINFNTVFETIGAASNFLVIGPETVSESILNLLNECVSSQNISFNDIEAIVIGTTGGGRRSDAELLEKQIFADAESKSIPINKFRVESDARIALEGAFSGKAGSILIAGTGSIMFGKDDKGEIHRVGGFGRFIGDEGSGYRIGRKGLNAVARYFDGRAKSTKIAELLKLEFSISTSEELITEVYRNNFNIASAAPLVFDAADNGDKTAQKILESEADELLLHIYSMKEKLKVDLLKVSLIGSILTKPNYFSYLFNEKVIRRFNDVKIMEAEHSPEFGAALMAKQL; this is encoded by the coding sequence TTGAAATATTTAATCGGATTAGACGGCGGGGGAACAAAAACAAAATGTATTCTTACCGATATAAATTTTAATACTGTATTTGAAACTATTGGTGCTGCATCTAACTTTTTGGTAATTGGACCTGAAACGGTATCTGAATCTATTCTCAATCTCTTAAATGAATGTGTGTCATCTCAGAATATTTCTTTCAATGATATCGAAGCAATTGTAATCGGAACAACCGGCGGCGGAAGAAGGAGTGATGCTGAATTACTGGAAAAGCAAATTTTTGCAGATGCTGAAAGTAAGTCGATTCCAATCAATAAATTCAGAGTTGAAAGCGATGCACGAATTGCATTGGAAGGTGCTTTTTCAGGTAAAGCTGGCAGTATCCTGATTGCTGGTACCGGTTCGATTATGTTTGGTAAAGATGACAAAGGTGAAATTCACCGTGTAGGCGGGTTTGGAAGATTTATTGGAGATGAAGGAAGCGGTTATCGCATTGGAAGAAAAGGATTAAATGCTGTAGCAAGATATTTTGACGGCAGAGCAAAATCAACCAAGATTGCTGAACTGCTTAAACTTGAATTTTCTATTTCAACTTCTGAAGAACTAATAACAGAAGTTTATCGAAATAATTTTAATATTGCATCGGCTGCACCTCTTGTTTTTGATGCAGCAGATAATGGTGATAAAACAGCACAAAAAATTCTGGAAAGTGAAGCAGATGAGCTTTTACTGCATATTTATTCAATGAAAGAAAAACTAAAAGTTGACCTTCTAAAAGTATCACTGATAGGAAGTATATTGACCAAACCAAATTATTTTTCATACTTGTTTAATGAAAAGGTAATAAGGCGTTTTAACGATGTGAAAATAATGGAAGCAGAACATTCACCGGAGTTTGGTGCTGCATTAATGGCAAAACAATTATAA
- a CDS encoding Na+/H+ antiporter NhaC family protein → MEHYGFWSLLPPLLAIIFAIKTRQVFVSLLFGIWLGWIILSGGNLISGTTATIQALVNVFAEASNTRTIMFSCLVGALIAFIQRSGGVAGFVNLINKLLTYLENKKIGKSRKIVQLLAWATGTAIFVESSINTLTVGTVFRPVFDRLKIPREKLAYIGDSISAPTCILIPLNAWGAYIMGLIAAQGFGNPLTILVYAFPVNFYPMFAMAMVLFVILSGKDFGPMKKAEERAIKEGKVIRDGAVPLISADVVSLEKKDNVKARAINMIVPIAVMVGMMPLMLLYTGWGEVENIAQYPWYEQIFFAIGKGSGSTAVLYSVLTSIIAASVLYISQKIFSFSETIDLIFKGISGLIPLALLMMLAFAIGTVCKELGTGYYTAELSKQWLSPNFVPIIIFLVACFIAFSTGTSWGTFAIMIPIGIPMAQALDANLYLTVAAALGGGVFGDHCSPISDTTIISSMASASDHIDHVKTQLPYAVTAAVITGLLYLILGFIIH, encoded by the coding sequence ATGGAGCATTACGGATTTTGGTCACTTCTCCCACCTTTACTTGCAATTATATTTGCAATTAAAACCCGTCAGGTATTTGTTTCTTTATTATTCGGTATTTGGCTTGGCTGGATTATTCTAAGCGGGGGAAATTTAATCTCTGGTACAACTGCTACAATACAGGCATTAGTAAATGTTTTTGCAGAGGCAAGTAATACAAGAACAATAATGTTCAGCTGTCTTGTCGGTGCTCTGATTGCATTCATTCAAAGATCTGGTGGTGTAGCTGGTTTTGTTAATCTGATAAACAAGCTGCTTACATATCTTGAAAATAAAAAAATCGGAAAGAGCAGAAAAATTGTTCAGCTATTAGCATGGGCAACCGGAACTGCAATTTTTGTTGAATCCAGTATAAACACTTTAACAGTGGGCACTGTATTCAGACCGGTTTTTGACCGATTAAAAATCCCAAGAGAAAAATTAGCATACATAGGTGATTCTATTTCAGCTCCGACTTGTATTCTTATACCTCTTAATGCCTGGGGAGCTTACATTATGGGACTGATTGCTGCGCAAGGATTTGGCAATCCGCTTACAATTTTGGTATATGCATTTCCGGTTAATTTTTATCCAATGTTTGCTATGGCTATGGTTCTTTTTGTAATATTATCCGGAAAAGATTTTGGACCAATGAAGAAAGCTGAAGAAAGAGCAATTAAAGAAGGAAAAGTAATTCGAGATGGTGCAGTGCCGCTTATCTCTGCTGATGTTGTTTCGCTGGAGAAAAAAGATAATGTTAAAGCAAGAGCAATTAATATGATTGTACCGATTGCTGTAATGGTTGGAATGATGCCGCTGATGCTTCTTTATACCGGATGGGGAGAAGTTGAAAACATTGCACAATATCCCTGGTACGAACAGATATTTTTTGCTATTGGAAAAGGTTCAGGTTCAACTGCGGTTTTGTATTCCGTTCTTACTTCAATTATTGCTGCCAGTGTTCTCTATATATCTCAAAAAATTTTCAGTTTTTCTGAAACGATAGATTTGATATTTAAAGGAATCAGCGGATTGATTCCGCTTGCTTTACTTATGATGCTTGCTTTTGCAATTGGTACAGTCTGCAAGGAATTGGGCACTGGATATTATACAGCAGAATTATCAAAGCAATGGTTATCCCCAAACTTTGTTCCGATTATAATTTTTTTAGTAGCTTGTTTCATTGCATTTTCAACCGGAACATCGTGGGGAACATTTGCAATTATGATTCCAATAGGAATTCCAATGGCGCAGGCTCTTGATGCTAATTTGTACCTGACAGTTGCTGCTGCACTTGGCGGCGGAGTTTTCGGTGATCACTGCTCGCCGATTTCTGATACAACTATTATTTCATCAATGGCATCCGCAAGCGATCATATTGATCATGTTAAAACACAATTACCTTATGCTGTAACGGCGGCAGTAATTACCGGTTTATTGTATCTGATACTTGGATTCATTATCCATTAA
- a CDS encoding DUF1343 domain-containing protein, whose product MKENLAVIIIIIGFFLFGCSGSQQISIVNISELEYPVDLKVIKRTDWGWIPFDRNVPQHQINKITIHHGGEYFAEDKDMISYLRNLQSWSRREKKWADNPYHFMIDLKGNIYEARPINIPGDTNTDYDVNGHALICVVGNYEVQKINEEQLSSLSKLTAFLKHRFNVDLKDIKTHKDYTETLCPGKDLYKYFEDGSFLKMVESELAQNCCDKKVIVKSGIEVLVEHNFDILKGRRVGLVTNPTGVDRNLKSTIDILFEAEGVSLTALYGPEHGVRGNYTAGEHVDFYIDETTKLPVYSLYGKTRKPNADMLKDVDVIVFDIQDIGSRSYTYISTMGLVMEAAAENNKDVVILDRPNPLGGNRIEGNIVEDGYFSFVSQFAIPYVHGLTVGELAKLLNEEGMLQNKVKCKLTVIPMEGWTRDMYFEQTGLPWVLTSPHIPHRYSPFYYAASGILGELRGVLSIGVGYTLPFQTFATEWINGEELSRKMNSYNLDGVIFRPISYKPYYGFGKDKMLGGVEIYITDYKKVNLTNVQFYFAQAINELYGRNIIAENEGRFDMFDKVLGTNKIRELFIQRLKVEDILPYLNKDIENFRRLSEKYYLYK is encoded by the coding sequence ATGAAAGAGAATCTGGCTGTAATAATAATCATTATAGGATTTTTTTTGTTTGGATGTTCCGGATCCCAGCAAATTTCAATAGTTAATATTTCTGAACTTGAATACCCTGTTGATTTAAAGGTAATTAAAAGAACTGATTGGGGTTGGATTCCTTTTGATAGAAATGTTCCGCAGCATCAAATAAATAAAATTACTATTCATCACGGCGGCGAATATTTTGCAGAAGATAAGGATATGATTAGCTATCTCCGTAACCTTCAAAGCTGGAGCAGAAGAGAAAAAAAATGGGCAGATAATCCTTATCATTTTATGATTGATCTTAAAGGAAATATTTATGAAGCCCGCCCAATAAATATTCCAGGTGATACAAATACAGATTATGATGTAAACGGACACGCATTGATTTGTGTAGTTGGTAATTACGAGGTTCAAAAGATAAATGAAGAACAGCTAAGCTCACTTTCAAAACTAACTGCTTTTCTTAAACATAGATTTAATGTTGACTTAAAAGATATAAAAACCCATAAAGATTATACCGAAACACTTTGTCCTGGTAAAGATCTATATAAATATTTTGAGGATGGTTCTTTTCTGAAAATGGTTGAATCAGAACTAGCACAAAACTGCTGTGATAAAAAAGTAATAGTTAAAAGCGGTATTGAAGTTTTAGTTGAACATAATTTCGATATACTTAAAGGCAGAAGAGTTGGATTGGTAACAAATCCAACCGGTGTTGATAGAAATCTTAAATCAACAATTGATATTCTTTTTGAAGCTGAAGGAGTAAGCCTGACGGCACTCTATGGACCTGAGCATGGTGTGCGTGGAAATTATACCGCTGGTGAACATGTTGATTTTTATATTGATGAAACAACAAAACTTCCGGTTTATTCTTTATATGGAAAAACACGTAAACCCAATGCAGATATGTTAAAGGATGTTGATGTAATTGTATTTGATATTCAGGATATTGGCAGCCGGTCTTACACCTACATCAGCACAATGGGTTTAGTGATGGAAGCTGCAGCCGAAAATAATAAAGATGTTGTGATACTTGATCGTCCGAATCCGCTTGGCGGAAACAGAATTGAAGGCAACATAGTTGAAGACGGTTATTTTTCATTTGTAAGTCAGTTTGCAATTCCTTATGTGCATGGATTAACAGTAGGTGAATTAGCAAAATTATTAAATGAAGAAGGAATGCTCCAGAATAAAGTTAAGTGTAAGTTAACAGTTATTCCAATGGAAGGCTGGACACGTGATATGTATTTTGAACAGACCGGTTTGCCCTGGGTTTTGACCTCACCGCATATTCCTCATAGATACTCTCCTTTTTATTATGCCGCTTCAGGAATTCTTGGAGAACTTAGAGGTGTATTATCAATTGGTGTCGGATACACATTACCATTTCAAACCTTTGCAACTGAGTGGATAAATGGAGAAGAACTTTCAAGAAAAATGAATTCTTATAATCTGGATGGAGTAATCTTCAGACCGATTTCTTATAAGCCATACTACGGTTTTGGGAAAGATAAAATGCTTGGCGGAGTTGAAATCTATATTACTGATTACAAAAAAGTTAATTTAACAAATGTGCAATTTTATTTTGCACAGGCAATAAACGAGTTGTATGGAAGAAATATTATCGCTGAAAATGAAGGGCGCTTTGATATGTTTGATAAAGTTTTGGGAACAAATAAGATACGTGAACTTTTTATTCAACGATTAAAGGTTGAAGATATACTTCCCTACTTGAACAAAGACATCGAGAATTTCAGAAGACTTTCTGAAAAATATTATTTATATAAATAA
- the lysA gene encoding diaminopimelate decarboxylase has translation MHYLKTDFIKYKNNQLFIENLNVEKIANEFGTPLYIYSKNHFIKQYNDFASAFSSLNHKVFYAMKANYNLSVINTFVNLGSGIDANSEGELYRALKTGIHPSKIILTSVGKTKNEIKIGIEKDVLMIKAESEEEIELINKIAGGMNKTASVAIRVNPDVDAKTHPYISTGLSSNKFGVDAKSALNIYKHRNEFKNIKFTGIDMHIGSQITAIEPFCEAVQKLSELYFEIEKDGLKLEHFDVGGGIGITYNNEQSFTINEFAEKTIPLLKKLNCQIIFEPGRYLTANGGILVTEVLYNKKNGDKNFVIIDAAMNDLLRPSIYQAYHHVQPVQLYEGNKIIVADIVGPVCESGDYIARNREIPETKSGELLAIMSAGAYGMVMSSNYNARRRPAEILVDGANLSVIRSRETFEHLIWDEKIL, from the coding sequence ATGCATTACTTAAAAACAGATTTTATAAAATACAAAAACAATCAACTCTTTATTGAAAACCTAAACGTTGAAAAAATAGCCAATGAATTTGGCACCCCGCTTTATATTTACAGTAAGAATCACTTTATAAAACAATATAATGACTTTGCAAGCGCATTCAGCAGCTTAAACCATAAAGTATTTTATGCCATGAAAGCTAATTATAATCTGAGTGTTATAAATACTTTTGTTAATCTTGGCAGCGGTATAGATGCAAATTCTGAAGGTGAACTGTACCGTGCATTAAAAACAGGAATTCATCCATCAAAAATAATTTTAACCAGTGTCGGTAAAACAAAAAATGAAATTAAAATCGGTATTGAAAAAGATGTGTTGATGATAAAAGCTGAATCCGAAGAAGAAATTGAACTCATAAATAAAATTGCCGGCGGGATGAATAAGACCGCATCTGTTGCGATTCGGGTTAATCCGGATGTGGATGCAAAAACTCATCCTTATATATCTACTGGATTATCATCGAACAAATTTGGAGTTGATGCCAAATCTGCTTTAAATATTTACAAACACAGAAATGAATTTAAGAACATTAAATTTACCGGTATCGATATGCACATCGGCTCACAAATAACTGCAATAGAACCTTTTTGTGAAGCTGTTCAAAAACTTTCAGAACTTTATTTTGAAATTGAAAAAGATGGTTTAAAACTTGAGCATTTTGATGTTGGCGGCGGAATCGGGATTACATACAATAATGAACAATCTTTTACAATTAATGAGTTTGCAGAAAAGACAATTCCACTTTTGAAAAAACTTAATTGTCAGATAATTTTTGAACCTGGCAGATATTTAACAGCTAACGGTGGAATACTTGTAACTGAAGTACTTTATAATAAGAAAAACGGTGATAAAAATTTTGTTATTATTGATGCAGCGATGAACGACCTTCTTCGACCTTCTATTTATCAGGCTTATCATCACGTTCAGCCGGTTCAATTATATGAAGGCAATAAAATAATAGTTGCTGATATTGTCGGTCCGGTTTGTGAATCAGGCGATTACATTGCTCGTAACAGAGAAATACCTGAAACTAAATCAGGTGAGCTTCTTGCTATAATGTCTGCAGGTGCTTATGGAATGGTTATGAGTTCAAATTACAATGCACGCCGTCGTCCTGCTGAGATTTTGGTTGATGGAGCCAATTTATCAGTGATAAGAAGCAGAGAAACTTTTGAACATCTGATTTGGGATGAAAAGATATTGTAG
- a CDS encoding (Fe-S)-binding protein, with protein sequence MNKQTYNKDLLKVLPHDDILQQCIHCGLCLATCPTYDITKIERSSPRGRIAMIKSVARSEMELSDRFAEEMNFCLDCLACETACPAGVQYGRMVETARVVVDEAGFGTSRIKRAIKRFTLRRFVASRNGLKFVSSVLRFYQKSGLQKFIRTIGILKIFSKNLSEIETLSPSISDIFSDKQIKEVELPQGEVKFKTAFHFGCLMNTMFADINIDTIEVLKECGCKVITPEDQVCCGSLMGHNGDLDFALKLARKNIDAFERHDYDYLISNSAGCGAFMKDYAYLFEDDPLYAEKAKRFAAKVKDITEFIYEQKPELKLISDQTPESVTYHDACHLVHAQKVHSQPREVIKSLPGVQYTELDEATWCCGSAGIYNVVRYEDSLIQLKRKMNNIKNTNAKVVLTGNPGCMGQIKHGTKKFNVDVVVMHPVTLIKQLLKKNQK encoded by the coding sequence ATGAATAAGCAAACCTATAATAAAGATCTTTTAAAAGTTTTACCTCACGATGATATACTTCAGCAGTGTATTCATTGCGGCTTATGTTTGGCAACCTGCCCGACTTATGATATTACCAAGATTGAACGCTCTTCTCCAAGAGGAAGAATAGCAATGATAAAGTCAGTTGCAAGAAGTGAAATGGAATTAAGTGATAGGTTTGCAGAGGAAATGAATTTCTGTCTTGATTGCCTTGCGTGTGAAACTGCTTGTCCGGCAGGAGTTCAATATGGCAGGATGGTTGAAACAGCCCGGGTTGTTGTTGATGAAGCTGGCTTTGGCACATCAAGAATTAAACGTGCAATTAAAAGATTTACACTTAGAAGATTCGTGGCTTCAAGAAATGGATTAAAATTTGTTTCAAGTGTGTTAAGGTTTTATCAAAAATCAGGGTTACAAAAATTTATCAGAACAATTGGCATCTTAAAAATATTTTCTAAAAATCTTTCAGAGATTGAAACTTTATCTCCATCAATTTCTGATATATTCTCCGATAAGCAGATTAAAGAGGTTGAACTGCCCCAGGGTGAAGTAAAATTTAAAACTGCATTCCATTTTGGTTGTTTGATGAATACAATGTTTGCAGATATTAATATAGATACGATCGAAGTTCTGAAAGAATGCGGCTGTAAAGTTATTACACCTGAAGATCAGGTTTGCTGCGGCTCGCTTATGGGTCATAATGGTGATCTGGATTTTGCACTGAAGCTTGCAAGAAAGAATATTGATGCTTTTGAAAGACATGACTATGATTATTTGATTTCAAACTCAGCTGGATGCGGGGCTTTTATGAAGGATTATGCTTATTTGTTTGAGGATGATCCTTTATATGCTGAAAAGGCAAAAAGGTTTGCAGCTAAAGTTAAGGATATCACTGAATTTATTTATGAACAAAAACCTGAGCTAAAACTTATTTCAGATCAAACGCCTGAATCTGTAACCTATCACGATGCCTGCCATTTGGTTCATGCTCAAAAAGTGCATTCACAACCAAGAGAGGTGATTAAATCTTTACCGGGAGTGCAATACACTGAACTTGATGAAGCAACCTGGTGCTGTGGCAGTGCAGGAATTTATAATGTTGTAAGATATGAAGATTCATTGATTCAGTTGAAGCGAAAGATGAATAATATTAAGAATACAAATGCAAAAGTTGTGTTAACGGGAAATCCAGGTTGTATGGGACAAATAAAACACGGCACTAAAAAATTTAATGTTGATGTAGTTGTAATGCACCCGGTTACTTTGATTAAACAACTGTTAAAGAAAAATCAGAAATAA
- a CDS encoding FAD-linked oxidase C-terminal domain-containing protein: MDQFTTEKLKSIVGSQNFFDSKEDKLVYSYDGTPVYRHLPEAVLFPEDAEQISKILKLANQEKFNVVPRGAGTGLSGGSIPVDNSVVVVMTKWNRILEIDTSNLTAWVEPGVVTGKLQNQVEKIGLFYPPDPGSLTVCTIGGNVASNAGGLRGLKYGVTKNYVLGVEMILPNGELLKTGGKNMKDAAGYNLKDFIIGSEGTLGIITKVLVKLLPKPTKSITLLIFFNKLVDAGKTVSDIIAAHIVPSMMEFLDNTTINCVEDYAHIGLPRKSEAILLIEVDGRDSEVQEDAEVIRKIAVKNNASALKGATDKTESENLKTARRSAFSALARKMPTTILEDATVPRSELPVMIEKVTKAAKMFDVMIGNFGHAGDGNLHPTCLTDERDSKALDKAHKAFEYIFNEAIKLGGTITGEHGTGLSKKQFLESVAGPAGVDMMKRIKCAIDPNNILNPEKIFSISPKCEGYLPLKRQQIKDFNE, encoded by the coding sequence ATGGATCAATTCACAACCGAGAAATTAAAATCAATTGTAGGATCACAAAACTTCTTCGATTCCAAAGAAGATAAGCTTGTTTATTCTTATGACGGAACTCCTGTTTACAGACATCTGCCTGAAGCGGTTCTTTTCCCGGAAGATGCTGAACAAATATCAAAAATTTTAAAACTTGCTAATCAGGAAAAGTTTAATGTCGTACCACGCGGAGCAGGTACAGGTTTAAGCGGCGGATCAATACCGGTAGATAACTCTGTTGTTGTTGTTATGACAAAGTGGAATCGTATTTTGGAAATCGATACCAGTAATTTAACTGCATGGGTGGAACCTGGGGTTGTTACCGGTAAACTTCAGAATCAGGTTGAAAAAATCGGTTTATTTTATCCTCCGGATCCCGGAAGTTTAACTGTATGTACGATCGGCGGTAATGTGGCAAGTAATGCCGGAGGACTTAGAGGCTTAAAATATGGTGTTACTAAAAATTATGTGCTTGGTGTTGAAATGATTCTCCCAAATGGCGAATTATTAAAAACCGGGGGGAAAAATATGAAAGATGCCGCAGGATATAATCTGAAAGATTTTATTATCGGCAGTGAAGGTACACTTGGAATCATAACTAAAGTCTTAGTAAAGCTATTACCAAAACCAACTAAGTCAATAACCTTGCTGATATTTTTTAATAAGCTTGTTGATGCGGGAAAAACTGTTTCAGATATTATTGCTGCTCACATTGTACCATCAATGATGGAATTTTTGGATAACACTACAATCAATTGTGTGGAAGATTATGCACATATAGGTTTGCCGAGAAAAAGCGAAGCTATCTTACTTATTGAAGTTGATGGGCGTGATTCTGAAGTGCAGGAAGATGCTGAAGTGATAAGAAAAATTGCGGTTAAAAATAATGCTTCTGCTCTTAAAGGAGCAACTGATAAAACAGAATCAGAAAATCTTAAGACTGCACGAAGAAGCGCTTTTAGTGCACTTGCACGTAAAATGCCTACAACTATTTTGGAAGATGCAACAGTCCCAAGAAGTGAGCTACCTGTTATGATTGAAAAAGTAACAAAAGCTGCAAAAATGTTCGATGTTATGATTGGTAATTTTGGACACGCCGGTGACGGAAATCTGCATCCGACTTGTCTTACCGATGAAAGAGACAGCAAAGCACTTGATAAGGCACATAAAGCTTTTGAATACATTTTTAACGAAGCAATCAAATTAGGCGGCACGATTACCGGTGAACATGGAACAGGCTTATCTAAAAAACAATTTTTAGAATCAGTTGCCGGTCCTGCAGGCGTTGATATGATGAAGAGAATTAAATGTGCAATTGATCCAAATAATATCCTTAATCCTGAAAAGATATTTTCTATTTCACCCAAGTGTGAGGGTTACTTACCACTTAAACGCCAACAAATAAAAGACTTTAATGAATAA